Proteins encoded in a region of the Clostridium butyricum genome:
- a CDS encoding ABC transporter substrate-binding protein, whose translation MRFKKVLSLVASTVLCIGMLSGCGGAASTSSGSASGSGSADAGGKKVIGFAQVGAESGWRTAETDSIKSIPTLDSNFDLKFSDGQQKQENQIKAIRSFIAQKVDLIALDPVVETGWDTVLQEAKDADIPVVIVDRSVQVSDESLYKCFLGSDMEEEGRKAAQIVIDQFGADATLNIAELQGTVGSTAMVGRQKGFNAVIEEKAPNYKIIKSQTGDFTRAKGKEVMEAFLKSDGANINVLWSHNDDMAVGAIQAIEEYGLQPGKDIYIISCDGIKDMFELMAEGKSNAIVECNPLLGPQLLEVAQKILKGEEVERNIKSNESTFLQKDAATELPNRQY comes from the coding sequence ATGAGATTTAAAAAGGTGTTATCATTAGTAGCAAGTACAGTTTTGTGTATAGGGATGCTTTCAGGGTGTGGTGGAGCAGCAAGTACTAGTTCAGGATCAGCTAGTGGAAGTGGAAGCGCAGATGCAGGTGGAAAGAAAGTAATTGGTTTTGCACAAGTTGGTGCTGAAAGTGGATGGAGAACTGCTGAAACAGATTCTATTAAATCTATTCCTACATTAGATTCAAATTTTGATTTGAAATTCTCAGATGGACAACAAAAACAAGAAAATCAGATAAAAGCAATTAGATCATTTATAGCTCAAAAAGTAGACTTAATAGCATTAGATCCAGTTGTTGAAACAGGATGGGATACAGTATTACAAGAAGCAAAAGATGCAGATATTCCAGTTGTTATTGTAGATAGAAGTGTACAAGTTTCAGATGAATCACTTTATAAATGCTTCTTAGGTTCAGACATGGAAGAAGAAGGTAGAAAGGCAGCTCAAATAGTAATAGATCAATTTGGTGCAGATGCTACATTAAACATTGCAGAACTTCAAGGAACAGTAGGATCAACAGCTATGGTTGGAAGACAAAAAGGATTTAATGCTGTAATTGAAGAAAAAGCTCCAAACTATAAGATTATAAAATCACAAACAGGAGACTTTACTCGTGCAAAAGGTAAAGAAGTTATGGAAGCATTCTTAAAATCAGATGGAGCAAATATTAATGTATTATGGTCTCATAATGATGATATGGCAGTAGGTGCTATTCAAGCTATTGAAGAATATGGATTACAACCAGGTAAAGATATATACATTATTTCATGTGATGGTATTAAAGATATGTTTGAATTAATGGCTGAAGGCAAGTCTAATGCAATTGTTGAATGTAACCCATTATTAGGACCTCAATTATTAGAAGTTGCTCAAAAGATATTAAAAGGTGAAGAAGTTGAAAGAAATATTAAGTCTAATGAAAGCACATTCTTACAAAAGGATGCAGCAACTGAATTACCAAATAGACAATATTAA
- the fsa gene encoding fructose-6-phosphate aldolase, with product MRFFLDTANVDYIREANEMGVICGVTTNPSLVAKEGRDFNEVIKEITEIVDGPISGEVVSEDAEGMIKEGREIAAIHKNMIVKIPMTAEGLKATKVLSKEGIKTNVTLIFSATQALLAANAGATYVSPFLGRVDDISMIGMDLVRDIAEIFSVHGIKTEIIAASVRNPIHVIEAAKAGADIATVPFNLVEQMIKHPLTDQGLEKFKADWAAAFGK from the coding sequence ATGAGATTTTTTTTAGATACAGCAAATGTAGATTATATTAGAGAAGCAAATGAAATGGGGGTTATATGTGGAGTAACAACAAATCCATCTTTGGTTGCAAAAGAAGGAAGAGATTTTAATGAAGTTATTAAAGAAATAACAGAAATTGTTGATGGTCCAATAAGTGGTGAAGTAGTAAGTGAAGATGCAGAAGGAATGATAAAAGAAGGAAGAGAAATTGCGGCTATTCATAAAAATATGATAGTAAAAATTCCAATGACAGCAGAAGGTCTTAAAGCTACAAAAGTTTTATCAAAAGAAGGAATAAAAACAAATGTAACATTAATATTCTCAGCAACTCAGGCATTGCTTGCAGCAAATGCAGGAGCAACTTATGTAAGTCCGTTCCTTGGAAGAGTAGATGATATATCAATGATAGGTATGGATTTAGTAAGGGACATTGCAGAAATATTCTCAGTTCATGGAATAAAAACAGAAATAATAGCAGCAAGTGTAAGAAATCCAATTCATGTTATAGAAGCAGCGAAAGCAGGTGCAGATATAGCAACAGTTCCTTTTAATTTAGTAGAGCAGATGATCAAACATCCATTGACTGATCAAGGATTAGAAAAATTTAAAGCAGACTGGGCAGCAGCATTCGGGAAATAA
- the yjfF gene encoding galactofuranose ABC transporter, permease protein YjfF, with protein MNTAIKKEKKFKLNKDYIAIYATIGLFALLFIIGSVLYRGFCTTQVFANLFIDNAYLIVVAIGEAVAILTGGIDLSVGAMIAFVSMITASLLQKGVNPVLVIGIVLLVGIVFGTVQGFLIEKFKLHPWIVTLAGMFFARGSSYIISIDTIIIDNPLFCKISSMRIPILPKTFISVNVVISLIVLLAAIYMLKYTKFGRAVYAIGGNENSAKLMGLSVSKTKVLVYTFSGFCSALGGLLFTIYTLSGYGLHCNGMEMDAIAACVIGGILLTGGSGNIIGPLFGVLTTGIIQSLIMFDGTLNSWWTKIAVGMLLFIFIVLQRVIVIYDEKGKTSIA; from the coding sequence ATGAATACTGCAATAAAGAAAGAAAAGAAGTTTAAGTTAAATAAAGATTATATAGCAATTTATGCGACTATAGGATTATTTGCATTACTATTTATAATAGGGTCAGTTTTATATAGAGGCTTTTGTACAACTCAGGTCTTTGCTAATTTATTTATTGATAATGCTTATTTGATTGTAGTAGCGATTGGTGAAGCTGTAGCAATTTTAACTGGAGGAATTGATCTTTCAGTTGGTGCAATGATTGCATTTGTGAGTATGATTACAGCTAGTTTATTACAAAAGGGTGTAAATCCTGTATTAGTAATAGGTATAGTTCTTTTAGTAGGAATAGTATTTGGTACAGTTCAAGGATTTTTAATAGAAAAGTTTAAGTTACATCCATGGATAGTGACTCTTGCAGGAATGTTTTTTGCTAGAGGTTCAAGTTACATTATAAGTATAGATACAATAATCATAGATAATCCGCTATTTTGTAAAATTTCATCTATGAGAATACCAATATTACCAAAAACATTTATATCAGTAAATGTTGTTATAAGCTTGATTGTGTTATTAGCAGCAATATACATGTTAAAGTATACTAAGTTTGGTAGAGCTGTATATGCAATTGGTGGAAATGAAAACTCAGCTAAATTAATGGGATTATCGGTTTCAAAGACTAAAGTTCTTGTTTATACTTTCAGTGGATTCTGTTCAGCATTAGGTGGATTATTATTCACTATATATACACTTTCAGGATATGGATTACACTGCAATGGTATGGAAATGGATGCAATAGCAGCTTGTGTAATTGGAGGTATATTATTAACTGGAGGTAGTGGAAATATTATAGGACCATTATTTGGTGTATTAACAACAGGGATTATTCAAAGTCTTATAATGTTTGATGGAACATTAAATTCTTGGTGGACTAAGATTGCTGTTGGTATGTTACTATTCATATTCATAGTATTACAAAGAGTAATAGTAATATATGATGAAAAAGGCAAAACTAGTATAGCCTGA
- a CDS encoding L-ribulose-5-phosphate 4-epimerase has product MLEELKKKVYEANMELQRKGLVIYTWGNVSGIDREKGLVVIKPSGVDYDTMKAEDMVILDLEGNIIEGKYKPSTDTPTHLVLYNTYPNIGGVVHTHSEWATTFAQAGISIPAFGTTHADYFYGDIPCTRDLTENEINGEYEKETGNVIIETIGEKNPLEIPAIIVKNHGPFTWGKDPDNAVYNAVVLDKVAEMAYKTMTLNRSIESVNQILLDKHYLRKHGVNAYYGQN; this is encoded by the coding sequence ATGTTAGAAGAATTAAAGAAAAAAGTATATGAAGCTAATATGGAGCTTCAAAGAAAAGGTCTTGTAATTTATACTTGGGGAAATGTGAGTGGCATTGACAGAGAAAAAGGATTAGTTGTAATAAAACCAAGCGGTGTTGACTATGATACTATGAAAGCTGAAGATATGGTTATATTAGATTTAGAGGGAAATATTATTGAAGGAAAATATAAGCCATCAACAGATACACCCACTCATCTTGTTCTGTATAATACCTATCCCAATATAGGTGGAGTTGTGCATACACATTCTGAATGGGCAACTACATTTGCACAGGCAGGGATTTCAATACCGGCATTTGGTACTACACATGCAGATTATTTTTATGGAGATATTCCATGTACAAGAGATTTAACTGAAAACGAAATAAATGGGGAATACGAAAAAGAAACTGGAAATGTAATTATTGAAACAATAGGAGAAAAAAATCCTCTTGAAATTCCAGCAATAATTGTTAAAAATCATGGACCATTTACTTGGGGGAAGGACCCAGACAATGCAGTTTATAATGCAGTAGTATTAGATAAAGTGGCAGAAATGGCTTATAAAACAATGACTTTAAATAGAAGTATTGAAAGTGTTAATCAGATTCTTTTGGACAAACACTATCTTAGAAAACATGGTGTAAATGCTTATTATGGTCAAAATTAA
- a CDS encoding sugar ABC transporter ATP-binding protein has product MSNSDIVLEMKGISKFFPGVKALLNVDFTLRKGEIHTLMGENGAGKSTLIKVLTGVYEIDEGTIALKGKQIKISCTQEAQNYGISTVYQEVNLCPNLTVAENIFIGREPMKNGCINWKKMNEDSSKLLKERLNLEIDVKKQLSNYSVAIQQMVAIARAVDISKGILILDEPTSSLDDHEVKQLFKIMKKFREEGMSIIFVTHFLDQVYEVSDKLTVLRNGELVGTYDADKLSRIELVSKMIGKDYGEIQKTTRIKKEENKNLTEEIVSTDNFGRLGSINPFKVIIKKGEVIGFAGLLGSGRSECAKVIFGVDKATSGTIKINGKSYSYIYPKKAIQEGFGFCPEDRKIEGIIGDLTIRENIILALQGNKGIFKYIPMKKQQEIAQKYIDLLKIKTPSMEQKISNLSGGNQQKVILARWLATEPKFLILDEPTRGIDIGAKNEITELILALAKQGMTILFISSELPEIVKCCDRVIVLRDRNVIGELVGEEIEEANIMKTIAGEAV; this is encoded by the coding sequence ATGAGTAATTCAGATATAGTTTTAGAAATGAAAGGAATAAGTAAGTTTTTTCCAGGAGTTAAAGCTTTATTAAATGTTGATTTTACACTTAGAAAAGGTGAAATTCATACACTCATGGGTGAGAATGGAGCAGGAAAATCTACACTAATAAAGGTACTTACAGGAGTATATGAAATAGATGAAGGAACAATAGCATTAAAGGGAAAACAAATAAAGATATCATGTACGCAAGAAGCTCAAAACTATGGAATAAGTACAGTTTATCAAGAAGTTAATTTATGTCCTAATTTAACAGTTGCTGAAAATATATTTATAGGTCGTGAACCTATGAAGAATGGATGTATAAACTGGAAAAAGATGAATGAGGATTCAAGTAAATTATTAAAAGAAAGACTAAATTTAGAAATAGACGTAAAAAAACAATTAAGCAATTATTCAGTAGCAATACAGCAGATGGTTGCAATTGCCCGTGCAGTAGATATTTCTAAAGGAATTTTAATACTTGATGAACCTACATCAAGTTTAGATGATCATGAAGTAAAACAGTTATTTAAAATAATGAAGAAATTTAGGGAAGAAGGAATGTCAATAATATTTGTTACTCATTTTTTGGATCAAGTATATGAGGTTTCAGATAAACTTACAGTTTTAAGAAATGGAGAACTTGTTGGAACATATGATGCAGATAAGCTTTCAAGAATTGAATTAGTTTCTAAAATGATAGGAAAAGATTATGGTGAAATTCAAAAAACTACAAGAATAAAAAAAGAAGAAAATAAAAATTTGACTGAAGAAATAGTGAGTACAGATAATTTTGGAAGATTAGGTTCAATAAATCCTTTTAAGGTGATAATTAAAAAAGGTGAAGTTATAGGATTTGCAGGTCTGCTTGGATCAGGAAGAAGTGAATGTGCTAAAGTTATATTTGGAGTAGATAAAGCTACAAGCGGAACAATAAAGATTAATGGAAAATCATATTCTTATATTTATCCAAAGAAAGCAATTCAAGAAGGATTTGGATTCTGTCCGGAGGATAGAAAAATTGAAGGAATTATAGGAGATTTAACTATAAGGGAAAACATTATCTTAGCATTACAAGGTAATAAAGGGATATTTAAATATATACCTATGAAAAAGCAGCAAGAAATTGCACAAAAATATATTGATTTACTTAAAATTAAAACTCCAAGTATGGAACAAAAAATAAGTAATTTAAGTGGTGGGAATCAGCAGAAGGTAATACTTGCAAGATGGCTTGCAACAGAACCAAAGTTCTTAATATTAGATGAACCAACAAGAGGAATAGATATTGGAGCTAAAAATGAAATAACAGAATTAATATTAGCTTTAGCTAAGCAAGGTATGACTATATTATTTATTTCGTCTGAATTACCTGAAATAGTAAAATGCTGTGATAGAGTAATTGTATTACGAGATAGAAATGTAATAGGAGAGCTGGTTGGTGAAGAAATAGAAGAAGCTAATATTATGAAGACTATAGCAGGGGAGGCAGTTTAA
- a CDS encoding sensor histidine kinase, which yields MLKELKTYFFNKSIGIKLIIYFLGIILLLTITITAWGNMSYRKSINSSQNENTNQIITQINNNIDFYVKDTEKMINYLSKDPRILEFLEDNKLDNDDLEDCAYDALYNCTSLNQEIAGIMIVNRIGGYISDVMNKVSRDSLLNEKWYKNSCGDPEKTYIQIKPVGRNINNIFKYPADEVFSMSKAIVDNKSKEIIGVILVDVKLDVIRNVIENAKPGTAGFIYIMDDEDNVVYTPVNKIVYRIDNEWLKDIDNNIIIKKIEGENYQLTKVVSDYSGWQTIGVFPEKESLHVIKDIQIQSLCVGILGMVISIILAIMFTRTIVEPIQKLKKLMRTAQEGDLTVYFKTKYNDEIGELGNSFNTMVKEIDNLMNLVQIEEKKKRIAEMNVLQAQIKPHFMYNTLDTIRWMAEDNDEKEIVEIIEAFTNLLRISLSKGKEIITVREEMNHILSYLTIQKIRYEDKLDYEVNFEEEILDYKVIKLILQPLVENAIYHGIKEKRGNGKIVVQGKIKDGCLVFLVEDDGKGIESELLEKINNNLINHKIEDNKIGYGIFNVNERIKLRYGDEYGLEYKSIYGEATIVEVKHPIIE from the coding sequence ATGTTAAAAGAGTTAAAAACATATTTTTTTAATAAGAGTATAGGTATTAAACTTATAATATATTTTTTAGGTATTATTTTACTGCTAACTATAACAATAACAGCATGGGGAAATATGTCTTATAGAAAATCTATTAATAGTTCACAAAATGAAAATACGAATCAAATAATTACTCAAATAAATAATAATATCGATTTTTATGTGAAAGATACTGAAAAGATGATTAACTATTTATCAAAGGATCCACGTATTTTAGAATTTCTTGAAGATAATAAATTAGATAATGACGATTTAGAAGATTGCGCATATGACGCCTTATATAATTGTACAAGTCTTAATCAAGAGATTGCAGGAATAATGATAGTAAATAGAATTGGTGGATATATAAGTGATGTTATGAACAAAGTATCAAGAGATTCATTATTAAATGAGAAGTGGTATAAGAATTCCTGTGGTGATCCAGAGAAAACGTATATTCAAATAAAACCAGTAGGAAGAAATATAAATAATATATTTAAGTATCCTGCTGATGAGGTTTTTTCCATGTCTAAAGCAATAGTAGATAATAAAAGTAAAGAAATTATAGGGGTTATACTTGTTGATGTAAAGTTAGATGTAATAAGGAATGTAATTGAGAATGCAAAACCTGGTACTGCAGGATTTATATATATTATGGATGATGAAGATAATGTGGTGTATACTCCAGTAAATAAAATTGTATATAGAATAGATAATGAATGGTTAAAAGATATAGATAATAATATAATAATAAAAAAGATTGAAGGAGAAAATTACCAGCTTACTAAAGTAGTATCAGATTATAGTGGATGGCAGACTATAGGAGTATTTCCAGAAAAGGAAAGTCTTCATGTGATAAAGGATATACAAATTCAGTCTTTATGTGTGGGTATATTAGGAATGGTTATATCCATAATTTTAGCTATAATGTTTACTAGAACAATAGTTGAGCCGATTCAGAAGCTAAAGAAACTTATGAGAACAGCACAAGAAGGAGATTTAACAGTTTATTTTAAGACTAAGTATAATGATGAAATTGGAGAGTTAGGCAATTCATTTAATACAATGGTTAAAGAAATTGATAATCTTATGAATCTTGTTCAAATAGAAGAAAAGAAAAAAAGAATAGCTGAAATGAATGTACTTCAAGCACAGATAAAACCACATTTTATGTATAATACACTGGATACTATAAGATGGATGGCGGAGGATAATGATGAAAAAGAAATAGTAGAAATAATAGAAGCATTTACAAATTTACTTAGAATAAGTCTTAGTAAAGGAAAAGAAATAATAACAGTTAGAGAAGAGATGAATCATATACTTAGCTACCTGACAATACAAAAAATACGTTACGAAGATAAACTAGATTATGAAGTTAACTTTGAAGAGGAAATTTTAGATTATAAAGTAATAAAATTAATATTGCAGCCTCTTGTTGAAAATGCTATTTATCATGGAATAAAAGAAAAACGTGGAAATGGTAAAATAGTAGTACAAGGAAAAATAAAAGATGGATGCTTGGTATTTTTAGTAGAGGATGATGGGAAAGGTATAGAGTCAGAATTATTAGAAAAAATAAATAACAATCTAATAAACCACAAAATCGAGGATAATAAAATTGGGTATGGAATATTTAATGTTAATGAAAGAATAAAACTTAGATATGGCGATGAATATGGGCTTGAATATAAGAGCATTTATGGTGAAGCTACAATTGTAGAAGTAAAGCATCCAATAATTGAATGA
- a CDS encoding GntR family transcriptional regulator — MKQVETKHEIIENYYINLIESNKVSAGEQLPSENEIASLFNVSRHTVRQALNYLSQEGWIYKERGKGSFFSNRKEKKRNVAVLTTYISDYIFPRIISGIEEELRKKGYNLLLFSSNNDMENEKSCLESIVNQDISGLILEPSQSSINNLSYESIDKLKQNNIKYIEINANCDEEESAYIIVDDEQGGYKLTHYLLELGHRNIAALLKVDDLQGERRRKGYINALDEYNIKFNKSIVGEYITDNRDMYVDQFVRNILKLEKRPTAIVCYNDQIALRVINNLRKEGITVPQDISIVSFDDSSLAVSSDVKLTTIKHPKKDMGRQAAKCIIDMIEGRIEKPQYIYPAELIVRDSCKRL; from the coding sequence GTGAAACAAGTTGAAACAAAGCATGAAATTATAGAAAACTACTATATAAACCTTATAGAAAGCAATAAGGTTTCAGCCGGAGAACAATTACCATCTGAAAATGAAATAGCATCATTATTTAATGTAAGCAGGCACACTGTAAGACAGGCGTTGAACTATTTATCACAGGAGGGATGGATATATAAGGAAAGGGGTAAGGGAAGTTTCTTTTCAAATAGAAAAGAAAAAAAGAGAAATGTAGCTGTCCTTACAACATATATATCTGATTATATATTCCCAAGAATAATATCGGGTATAGAAGAGGAGCTTAGAAAAAAAGGCTATAATCTATTATTGTTTAGTAGTAATAATGATATGGAAAATGAAAAGAGTTGCCTTGAAAGTATAGTTAATCAAGATATTTCAGGTTTAATACTTGAACCATCGCAAAGTAGTATTAATAATCTGTCATATGAAAGTATAGATAAGCTTAAACAAAACAATATAAAATATATTGAAATAAATGCAAATTGTGATGAAGAAGAATCTGCTTATATAATAGTTGATGATGAACAAGGTGGGTATAAATTAACGCATTATTTATTAGAACTTGGACATAGAAATATAGCTGCATTATTAAAAGTAGATGATTTGCAGGGAGAAAGACGTAGAAAAGGCTATATAAATGCATTAGATGAATATAATATAAAGTTTAATAAGTCAATAGTTGGTGAATACATAACTGACAATAGAGACATGTATGTTGATCAATTTGTAAGAAATATATTGAAATTGGAAAAAAGACCAACAGCAATTGTTTGTTATAATGATCAGATTGCTCTTAGAGTAATTAATAATTTAAGAAAAGAAGGCATTACAGTTCCACAAGATATATCAATAGTGAGTTTTGATGATTCATCTTTAGCAGTATCATCGGATGTTAAACTTACAACTATAAAACATCCTAAAAAGGATATGGGAAGACAGGCAGCTAAATGTATTATTGATATGATTGAAGGTAGAATTGAAAAGCCACAATATATATATCCGGCAGAATTAATAGTTAGAGATTCATGTAAAAGATTGTAA
- the araA gene encoding L-arabinose isomerase: protein MLKLKNYEFWFVTGSQPLYGPEVIDQVSDNSKKVVEGLNSKKLPYKIVFKKVVTDSKSIQEVCNEANMNENCAGIITWMHTFSPAKMWIHGLTELRKPLLHLHTQFNKEIPWGTIDMDFMNLNQAAHGDREFGYIGARLDIPRKIVVGHWSDDYVAEDISKWMAPAVAVTEGRSIKVARFGDNMRDVAVTDGDRIEAEIKFGWTIDYYSVGDLVNSMEKVTEDQIDELMAIYSDLYDIDPKADVNSIREQAKIEIGLRTFLDKGGYTAFTTNFQALHGLKQLPGLAAQHLMAEGYGFGAEGDWKTAALLRAMKIMAEGKATGLMEDYTYNLDSDNGLILGAHMLEVCPTLAGTKPVIEVHPLGIGDKEDPARLVFKGASGPAVAASLIDMGNRFRLIVNSVDAVEMTEDMPNLPVASVLWKPQPSLKEGAKAWIMAGGAHHTSFSFALTEEQLVDWADMVGIECVVINNDTKLSTFKNELKFSSVAWK, encoded by the coding sequence ATGTTAAAGTTAAAAAATTACGAGTTTTGGTTTGTTACAGGAAGTCAACCTTTATATGGCCCAGAAGTAATCGACCAAGTATCAGATAATTCAAAAAAGGTTGTTGAAGGATTAAATTCAAAAAAACTACCTTATAAAATTGTATTCAAAAAAGTTGTAACAGACTCAAAATCAATTCAAGAAGTATGTAATGAAGCAAATATGAATGAGAATTGTGCTGGTATTATAACTTGGATGCACACTTTTTCACCAGCCAAAATGTGGATTCATGGCCTAACTGAACTTAGAAAACCTCTACTTCATCTTCATACACAATTTAATAAAGAGATTCCTTGGGGCACAATCGATATGGACTTTATGAATTTAAATCAAGCTGCACATGGTGACAGAGAATTCGGATACATTGGTGCAAGACTTGATATACCTCGTAAAATAGTTGTAGGTCATTGGAGTGACGATTATGTAGCTGAAGACATTTCTAAGTGGATGGCTCCTGCTGTTGCTGTCACTGAAGGACGTAGTATTAAAGTTGCTCGTTTTGGAGATAATATGAGAGATGTTGCTGTTACTGATGGTGATAGAATTGAAGCTGAAATAAAATTCGGCTGGACAATAGATTACTATAGTGTTGGTGATTTAGTTAATTCAATGGAAAAAGTAACTGAAGATCAAATTGATGAACTTATGGCAATTTACTCTGATCTTTATGATATAGATCCAAAAGCTGATGTAAATTCAATTCGTGAACAAGCTAAAATTGAAATTGGTCTTAGAACATTCTTAGATAAAGGCGGATACACTGCTTTCACAACAAACTTCCAGGCACTTCATGGATTAAAACAATTACCTGGACTAGCTGCTCAGCATTTAATGGCTGAAGGATATGGTTTTGGTGCTGAAGGAGATTGGAAAACTGCTGCTTTACTTAGAGCTATGAAAATTATGGCTGAAGGAAAAGCTACTGGTTTAATGGAAGATTACACTTATAACCTTGATTCTGACAACGGATTAATTCTTGGAGCACATATGCTTGAAGTATGTCCAACACTTGCAGGAACTAAACCTGTTATTGAAGTTCATCCACTAGGAATCGGAGATAAAGAAGATCCTGCAAGACTTGTATTTAAAGGAGCTTCTGGTCCAGCTGTTGCAGCTTCATTAATCGATATGGGTAACCGTTTCAGATTAATTGTTAATAGTGTTGATGCCGTTGAAATGACTGAGGACATGCCTAATTTACCAGTTGCAAGTGTACTTTGGAAACCACAACCTTCATTAAAAGAAGGAGCTAAAGCTTGGATTATGGCTGGAGGAGCTCATCATACAAGTTTCTCATTTGCACTTACTGAAGAACAGTTAGTAGACTGGGCTGACATGGTAGGAATTGAATGTGTTGTAATCAACAATGATACTAAATTATCAACATTTAAAAATGAATTAAAATTTTCAAGCGTTGCTTGGAAATAA
- a CDS encoding ABC transporter permease, whose translation MSEAKKENIFIKFYSSKIFWPLISLLVLLLFNFIMTPSFLSISIKDGHLFGNTIDILNRAAPLILVSLGMTLVIATQGIDISVGSIIAISAALSATVIVAGGSVPTAVIVGIAAGLLCGVWNGFLVSYIGVQPMVGTLILYIVGRGIAQLITGGQILTFTNKSFIFLGTGYIVLPVAIFIVAIISIGMYLLIRKTALGLFIESIGVNSNSCKYAGLQSKRVVLSLYIICGILAGIAGIILCANIKSADANNVGLWLELDAILATVIGGTSMAGGRFYLGGTIVGALFIQTLTTTIYSLGVPPEITQVVKAIVVIAVCIIQSAEFRKMLNMKKSSKSKVEERKVAEA comes from the coding sequence ATGAGTGAAGCTAAAAAAGAAAATATATTTATAAAGTTCTATAGTTCTAAAATTTTCTGGCCGTTAATCAGTTTGTTAGTATTACTTTTATTTAATTTCATTATGACACCAAGCTTTTTGAGTATAAGTATTAAAGATGGACATTTATTCGGAAACACAATAGATATATTAAATCGTGCAGCTCCTCTTATTTTAGTATCATTAGGAATGACTCTTGTAATTGCGACACAAGGTATTGATATTTCAGTAGGATCTATTATAGCAATAAGTGCAGCGCTGTCTGCAACAGTTATAGTTGCTGGTGGTTCAGTACCAACAGCAGTAATAGTGGGTATTGCAGCAGGTCTTTTATGTGGTGTATGGAATGGATTTTTAGTATCATATATAGGAGTTCAGCCAATGGTAGGAACATTAATCCTATATATTGTAGGAAGAGGTATTGCACAATTAATTACTGGTGGACAAATATTAACTTTTACAAATAAGAGTTTTATATTTTTAGGAACAGGATATATAGTTCTTCCAGTTGCTATATTTATTGTAGCTATAATTTCAATAGGGATGTATTTACTAATTAGAAAAACTGCATTAGGATTATTTATTGAATCTATAGGTGTAAATAGTAACTCATGTAAATATGCAGGACTACAATCGAAAAGAGTAGTGTTATCATTATATATTATATGTGGAATCCTAGCAGGAATAGCAGGGATAATTCTTTGTGCTAATATAAAAAGTGCAGATGCTAATAATGTAGGATTATGGTTAGAATTAGATGCTATACTTGCAACAGTTATAGGTGGAACATCAATGGCAGGAGGTAGATTCTACTTAGGTGGTACTATAGTTGGGGCACTGTTTATTCAAACTCTAACAACAACAATTTATAGCTTAGGTGTGCCACCTGAAATAACACAAGTTGTTAAAGCTATTGTTGTTATAGCAGTATGTATAATTCAATCAGCAGAATTTAGGAAAATGCTTAATATGAAAAAATCCTCTAAATCAAAGGTAGAGGAAAGAAAGGTGGCTGAAGCATGA